The following coding sequences lie in one Chanos chanos chromosome 4, fChaCha1.1, whole genome shotgun sequence genomic window:
- the rmdn2 gene encoding regulator of microtubule dynamics protein 2 isoform X1, with translation MSQTDSKVLALGVLAGAAGISLAVVWYRNRQYRPNVPYPGLYLSSNADRLGESTALQMGQAEVLDRLGALIQCVSELKEEIRALKDALPQLQDNVRDQLRGRGGAEGVARKVSPFHRTTPTRRKRASGSAPGADGHSSEEAESEGGYMTALTDSEEEEQNEQRHSDEETVDELTALLDRADGLHNSNGLEKKEGLQTLLERKAEFDQKCQFLWRLARAYADAHDLTADLEEKKNFALSGKKVGEEAITVNPMCAESHQWYAIMCGLLSEYESIQNKIKNGYLFKDHLDRAIELKPEDPLSYYLLGRWCYAVAQCTWIERKIAATLFGEPPSATVQDALRHFLKAEEISRRYSKCNYVFLAKCYRDLGQKAEARKMCEAATAMSAVTKEDEEAQKELDSLLSSL, from the exons ATGTCTCAGACCGACAGTAAGGTTCTGGCTCTGGGTGTGCTGGCAGGGGCAGCCGGGATCAGCCTTGCTGTGGTGTGGTACAGAAACCGGCAGTACAGGCCTAACGTCCCCTATCCAGGGCTGTACCTTAGCAGTAACGCAGATCGACTGGGAGAGAGCACGGCTCTACAGATGGGCCAGGCGGAGGTTCTGGATCGACTTGGGGCACTGATCCaatgtgtgtcagagctgaaaGAGGAGATTCGGGCTCTGAAAGACGCTTTACCACAACTGCAGGACAATGTACGAGACCAGTTAAGAGGCAGGGGTGGAGCTGAAGGTGTAGCTCGTAAGGTCAGCCCGTTCCACCGAACCACACCCACTCGGAGGAAGAGAGCCAGCGGCAGCGCGCCTGGGGCTGACGGACACAGCTCTGAAGAGGCGGAGAGTGAAGGGGG ATACATGACAGCATTGACAGattctgaagaggaggagcaaaatgagcaaagacacagtgatgaagaAACGGTGGATGAGCTGACGGCTCTGTTAGACAGAGCTGACGGACTGCATAACAGCAATGGTCTGGAGAAAAAGGAGGGCCTCCAGACCCTGCTGGAGAGAAAGGCTgag TTTGATCAGAAATGTCAGTTTCTGTGGCGACTAGCTAGAGCCTATGCTGATGCTCATGACCTAACAGCAGACcttgaagagaagaaaaactttGCACTATCAG GGAAGAAAGTAGGTGAGGAAGCAATTACAGTGAATCCAATGTGTGCTGAAAGTCACCAATG gtATGCTATTATGTGTGGACTCTTGTCAGAGTATGAGTCTATACAGAATAAGATAAAGAACGGGTATCTTTTTAAG GATCACCTAGACAGAGCCATTGAGCTGAAACCTGAGGACCCTCTCTCTTACTACCTGCTCGGTCGCTGGTGCTACGCT gtggcGCAGTGCACATGGATTGAAAGGAAGATTGCCGCCACCCTCTTTGGAGAGCCTCCAAGCGCGACAGTCCAAGATGCCCTGAGGCACTTCCTCAAG GCAGAGGAGATCAGTCGAAGGTATTCGAAATGCAACTATGTCTTTTTAGCCAAG tgttatAGAGATCTGGGACAGAAAGCTGAAGCGAGGAAAATGTGTGAGGCCGCCACCGCCATGAGCGCGGTCACTAAAGAG GATGAAGAGGCACAGAAGGAGCTGGACTCTCTCTTATCATCACTTTAG
- the rmdn2 gene encoding regulator of microtubule dynamics protein 2 isoform X2, whose translation MSQTDSKVLALGVLAGAAGISLAVVWYRNRQYRPNVPYPGLYLSSNADRLGESTALQMGQAEVLDRLGALIQCVSELKEEIRALKDALPQLQDNVRDQLRGRGGAEGVARKVSPFHRTTPTRRKRASGSAPGADGHSSEEAESEGGYMTALTDSEEEEQNEQRHSDEETVDELTALLDRADGLHNSNGLEKKEGLQTLLERKAEFDQKCQFLWRLARAYADAHDLTADLEEKKNFALSGKKVGEEAITVNPMCAESHQWYAIMCGLLSEYESIQNKIKNGYLFKDHLDRAIELKPEDPLSYYLLGRWCYAVAQCTWIERKIAATLFGEPPSATVQDALRHFLKVQS comes from the exons ATGTCTCAGACCGACAGTAAGGTTCTGGCTCTGGGTGTGCTGGCAGGGGCAGCCGGGATCAGCCTTGCTGTGGTGTGGTACAGAAACCGGCAGTACAGGCCTAACGTCCCCTATCCAGGGCTGTACCTTAGCAGTAACGCAGATCGACTGGGAGAGAGCACGGCTCTACAGATGGGCCAGGCGGAGGTTCTGGATCGACTTGGGGCACTGATCCaatgtgtgtcagagctgaaaGAGGAGATTCGGGCTCTGAAAGACGCTTTACCACAACTGCAGGACAATGTACGAGACCAGTTAAGAGGCAGGGGTGGAGCTGAAGGTGTAGCTCGTAAGGTCAGCCCGTTCCACCGAACCACACCCACTCGGAGGAAGAGAGCCAGCGGCAGCGCGCCTGGGGCTGACGGACACAGCTCTGAAGAGGCGGAGAGTGAAGGGGG ATACATGACAGCATTGACAGattctgaagaggaggagcaaaatgagcaaagacacagtgatgaagaAACGGTGGATGAGCTGACGGCTCTGTTAGACAGAGCTGACGGACTGCATAACAGCAATGGTCTGGAGAAAAAGGAGGGCCTCCAGACCCTGCTGGAGAGAAAGGCTgag TTTGATCAGAAATGTCAGTTTCTGTGGCGACTAGCTAGAGCCTATGCTGATGCTCATGACCTAACAGCAGACcttgaagagaagaaaaactttGCACTATCAG GGAAGAAAGTAGGTGAGGAAGCAATTACAGTGAATCCAATGTGTGCTGAAAGTCACCAATG gtATGCTATTATGTGTGGACTCTTGTCAGAGTATGAGTCTATACAGAATAAGATAAAGAACGGGTATCTTTTTAAG GATCACCTAGACAGAGCCATTGAGCTGAAACCTGAGGACCCTCTCTCTTACTACCTGCTCGGTCGCTGGTGCTACGCT gtggcGCAGTGCACATGGATTGAAAGGAAGATTGCCGCCACCCTCTTTGGAGAGCCTCCAAGCGCGACAGTCCAAGATGCCCTGAGGCACTTCCTCAAGGTGCAGTCATGA